The Miscanthus floridulus cultivar M001 chromosome 6, ASM1932011v1, whole genome shotgun sequence genomic interval GTCCTTATATATGTTGCACGCTCCGGTAGCCCGGAGCTAGTCCCGGATGATCTGCTTGTTTCCTGTGTTTTTCTTCTGAATTCCTTTACGTTTTATATTTAAGCTCGGAGAACTTGATTTGCGATTTGTGTCCATATTCTGCGAGTATATATCGGCAGTGAACGTACAAGAGAACAGATAAGACCGGTATATTTCTTCGGAGCATAGTTTGAAAACATTagcgatttactatatatatatgtctcatacaAACTGAACATATACTCgagattttggtaaaaaaaacaTATACTCGAGAAAGTAGTCGTAGTCAGAGTTGGACAGAAGTAGTAAAAATAAACCCCGGCCGGTCCAGTAACTGCGCACTCATAATCTGATATATACTTACATATGTGAAACTGGTGAACGTCTTCTGAGTTCGACTTTACCGATGAAGAGGGAATTGAAATGGAATAAAAATGTTGGGTCGATCTCTAGCTGCATGCAAGCTATACCTGTCCTAGTACACTtttcttcagcctgttcgcttggtcgtaaacgatcgtaaatttctagccagaataatatttttctctcacaccaaaccagccagcagtaatatacgatcgtatcagcaccagccgaacatgCTGCTTGTTTTCGATTGAAGCCTATTCTCGTTTTTGTCATGGACACGGTCGAGGGCATTCCTATGGACTATGGGAACGTTACAAGACGCTTAGGACGACGTAATCGCTTAGAGAAGTCCAATCACGCTTGTTTTTGGCGCAAATATATAAATGAAATCTCTGTCGGCGAACCGCATGGGTACGACAACGATCGAGAGAGAATTGTTTTGGCCTTCGTTTAAAAAAAATGGTTTGGGCTGCTGTATCTGTGTTCCACGTACGTACGTACGCGGTACGCAGCATGCGCATTGATTGCTTCAGTGCATGCACGCAACTCGGCAGCCTCGCCAGATTTGGCGTCGCACGCGTCACATTTCGTGCGAGTAAAGGATATGCTAGATGCCAGGAGTAAAGAATGATCCGTGTAAAATGCTGAAAGGTTTCGTGCAGCTGGACTACGGCTGCGTTTAGATACCCATGGATTGTAGAAGCTAGGCTTTAAAAGTTAGATTGTTAAAAGCTGGATCATACAAGCTCAATTAAGAGACCTATTTGGATTCATGTGTCGCTGAAGCCGAGGTAGACTGGTCTGTAGAGCAAAATTACCATTTGGATTCATACATCGCAAAAGCTAGGGTAGACAGGTCTGTAGAGCAAAAGTACCATAATGCCCTTCATCTCTTGGCCAGATGGGCCAAAAGGCAATGTACAGATCGGCCAAATTGGATCCAAAAGTTGAAAAGATGCTAGATTTCCTCAGCTTAGTAGATCGTGGAATCTAGAGGCTCCTGATTGTAGAAGTTGGCTAGAAGTTATTAGAAATGTTTGGATCCCTAGGTAGCTTCTAGAAGCCAGCTTCCATAATTTGCTCGAATCCAGGCAAGCCCTATTTAGCCATGGAAACGTATTAGTGAGTACGAAGGCCTAATCTTTATCCCGTTGTGCTGTATCACTATGTGCAGTTTTTGCAGTATAGTATAGTTAAATGTGACTAGCAAAATCTTTACCTGCGCTCGTATTCCTTCTTATCCCACTTTATAAGGCGCTCAtgtaaattcaaattcaaattttattaaCCCATAATTTAGTAAAATTAAATTTGAGAAGTACTTTTGAGTAATTATAAGTTTACAACTATAAACAATATAAATTAAAGTAAATAAAAGGTTAAAGTATAATTTTAATAACCCTGCCATGCTAAATTACGCTGGTCAAGATGTAGCCGAAAGACAAAAACGCACCACAAACTAAGCCAAGTTGAGTGACGCAAGCAAGGGCTCGCAGATAAGGCCAGCCCATCGCTCCATGCTGGCTTGGAGCCCCAGCTTCCATGTGGACGTGCATCATCCAAAATCACTGGCGATGGCTTCGCAGAGGGTCGTCAAAAGTGTCTCCCAAAGTCCTTAGGCTAACAAAAGGCTAAAGAACCTGCTGAAACATGAGTTGTGGTGAGAAATGTTGATGCCTCGTCTCATGGAATGGTAAAAAGGTTTGGCAAAAGGTTCGTGCTGGTGGATATACGTTCCCGCGTCTTCTTTGCATGCGTGGCCTGTAGAATTTCCGGGGAGGCCTTTACTACTCCCAGATAAGTACTACCAAGACGCAACCATCTGCTTTCGGAAAGTGGAAAGCTATATGGAACCACTGGCACTATTACGTCGGTCAAGGTCGCTTTCTCAAAGAAGTTTCGACGCCTTCGCCAGCGGCGGCCACTTGGGCAGGGCAGGTGGGCTTACTCCGTGCGTGGCCGTGGCTGCGCGCGGTGCCGTCTCAAATTCTGTCTCGTTCTCTCCCCGTGGTCCTGCTCATGGAGGAGGGGAGGCGGAGAGGATGAGATCGATGGCCTGCGGCGCCTAACCCCGTCACGTCCGGCGGTCCGGTCCGGGTCGCATTCCCTTTCCGTCCCGGGGAAAAAGGAAACGGAACCTTATCTACGGCATGCCGGCACAGGTCCAGATTCGGTCAAGTGGGGAGGCAGCGAAACACCGCCTGGGTCGCCTGCCGCTTAGACGCTTCGTGATTGGACACAACACGCGGGCGTTCCCCGTTTGGCCCTGCGCGTGGCGTACGCACGATTGGGCCACGACGCCAAAGGCGGCCCTAGGCTGATCTGAAACGTTGCGTTGCGTCCCGCACCTTTCCGTTCTTGGGCACGCGAGCGGCGGTGAAGTCTCCCGAGGCGCGGAGGCGGTGAGTCCGAGCAGAGGCAGAGCTGATCGACTTGCACGCGGCGGCCACTAGCCAAGCCTGCCGACTCCAGCCGCGGGTGGCGCGGAGACCATGGGGAGCCCGAACCAAGGACGCGGCGTTGACGGTGGCGGCGAGGAGGGCGACGCCGGGTCGTGGCGGCTGCGCATGGACAGCGGCGGCTTCAGCGTCCCGGACCGCTTCCGCCGCCAGCCGCCGCCCATCTACGCCAGGATCTTCGTCGGCGGCTCGCACGGTGCGCCGCACgcacccccgcccccccccccccccccccccccccccccccccccccccccccccctccatcTTTCATTTTGTCTCTTGCGCCAATTCTTATTATTGTTTGCTCCCGTCTGCGTTCGGTTTCGCCGCGCAGTTTCTGTCTTCTTCATATAAGGCAATCTCATTATTAGTGTAGTAGGAGAACGACAAAAATCCTTCCACAAGAAAATTGACAGCAAGGCTATTGGAACTGAGCTCACAACTCGTCGCTGTTGATGATTTGGCGGCTCTATAAATTATGGCATTGATTCTCAAGTTAGAGCTCTTCTTTTATGTGCCTGCAACTCTCGACGCCATTGGCAGGTGTGAGCAGCTACTGATTTTCATTCTACCACAACCTTAGGTTGTTTCACCGAATTTAAACGTCAAAGTTTAGCCGCCACCAcacaaagccggctgataagtcggctgaagctgttttgtcgtGTAGATTCTAGCTGCTGATAAGTTCACGCGAACAGGCCCGTAGTGGAAGTACTTGCAGCTTTTCCGATATCTTTGTAGTGGAAGTAAACAATCTAACCGCACAAAGGTACTGGTGGTGACAGGGTAGGTGCTCCAAATTCCTTCAGAAAACAATGCGTTTATTGTGTTACAGAGGAAAATATGACAATGACAAGTCTTTGTTTTCAATTCCCACCACACATAATATGCCTATTCAAACGGCACTTTGTCATGTACACTACTATTTCCATTGGTTGCCTTAATTTAATCTTTGATTTGGTGGACATGACTGTCCTTGTCTCCATGATCATACCGATGTCCTGAATCCTGCCTGTAAGCGTAGCCGATTATGTGCATTTGACCATCACAAATTACCTCTCAGACTCCTGACTGCAAGCATAGCCGATAATGTGCATTTGGCCAGCACAAATTACCTCTCAGACTCTCACTGTGTTTCAGACAAGCTGCTTCTTATGTCTTCAAATGTGTGGTAAGACTGGATCATGTCGTGCGTAAAAGTCAGTTGGCAAAGCACTTTGCGTGCCCTTAATAAAAGATGATACTGGAGTATATAGGAAGCTCAACCCTTTGGTTGGACAAGATGTTTTCCAAGTTACCTTTGGTTAATCGAtcattgtttttcctttggttctGTTTTGTCCTGCACCACCTCTGACAGTTCAGTTCCTCATCTCAGGGAAGCAGAGGAAGATCGCAAAGTACTACAAGAAACAGGAAAATCTACTGAAGGATTTCAGCGAAATGGAGACCATGAACGAACTTGGTGGCGTAGATCAGAATCCTCCTTCCGAGGTGCAAGCCCAACTACAGATTTACCGTTATGTACAGTTTTATGCGATTATGGAATATGCACCGAGACCATCGATGTTGTTTCCCTTATTATAAGATATATGGTGTGAACTATACCTGCTTCTTCTGTTCTCAGGAAGAGCAGAAGCAGTTGGCAAAGAGCGAGAGGTTTGCTATTAACGTGTCGAATGTAATCAATCTGATCCTCTTTGTCACAAAAGTCGTTGCTTCAATCGAAAGTTCATCCATGGCGGTTATAGCGTCGACCCTGGACTCTCTATTGGACCTCCTGTCAGGGTTCATACTTTGGTACACGGCGCACAAAATGAAAAAGCCCAATAAGTACAACTATCCGATTGGAAAGCGGCGCATGCAACCAGTGGTAAGGACATTGTTCGTCAAACCGAATTACTTTGTTTGATTTTTATCGTATATAAACTAAAGGTGATACCTATTTTGCATGACATTAGAAAGCCTACTCATCTGTCAGTTCTGAACTTTTGTGTTCTTGTCCATTCCTCAGAATCAGTTTACCTCAGAAAGCATAGCTAGAATGAGCTACACACTGGCGTATTTCTGAGTTCCACAATACCTAGATCATTCAGACTGTCGACTTTTGTTGCCAGCAAACTGAATAATTTGACATTTGTTGCAGGGAATAATAATTTTCGCATCAGTAATGGGCACACTTGGCTTCCAAGTGCTGATCGAATCAGGGCGCCAGCTCATAACTCAGGTACATGatctgtggttcacaattatcgTAACATTAAATCTTATGTCTGACTTGGTTGCCTATGCGATGACCCAATCAGGAGCACGCGAAATTCGGGCTCAAGCAAGAGATCTGGATGGTCAGCAGCATGTCCTCTGTTGCGGTCGTGAAGTTATTCCTCATGCTCTACTGCCGAACGTTCAAGAACGAGATCGTGAGGGCGTACGCTCAGGACCATTTCTTCGACGTGATCACAAACTTGGTCGGCCTGGTCTCGGCGCTGCTCGCCGTCCGGTACAAATGGTGGATGGACCCAGTTGGCGCCATACTGGTAAGCAGAGTTGCAATACTGTCATCTAAATTTTGCGAACTACTGTAGAACAGTGTCGTCAGAATAAACTAACTGCAATGAACCGTGAAAAATGTAGATCGCGCTGTACACGATCACGACGTGGGCGCGGACGGTGATGGAGAACGTGGGCACGCTGATCGGCAAGTCGGCGCCGGCTGAGTACCTGACGAAGCTCACGTACCTGATCTGGAACCACCAGGAGGAGATCCAGCACATCGACACGGTGCGAGCCTACACCTTCGGCACGCACTACTTCGTGGAGGTGGACATCGTGCTCCCGGCCAACATGCCGCTCAGCCAGGCACACAACATCGGCGAGTCGCTGCAGGAGAAGCTGGAGCAGCTGCCCGAGGTCGAGCGCGCCTTCGTCCATGTGGACTTCGAGTTCACGCACCGGCCCGAGCACAAGGCCGAGGTCTGAGTGCGTGGTTACCTCAGAGCTCAGACCAGCTGTTTTATAAGGGCAGATTTTTTTTGTCCACAACTCTTTTATAAGGGCAGATGTTTTTTTGTCGTGTGATAGATCGTTACATTGTATGTAGATCGTCAGTTTCTGAATTCCAGCGATACAACATTTCAATCTCAGAGCATCTACACTATCTCACACTTACCGACTTACGGATGTAAATCTACCATACATGGTAGCCAGTAATGCTAATTCAAATGATGACATTACATAACACTTCATGGCGATTTGTATATCATGCAAAAGTATCTTACAGGAACTGCCAGGATTATTATAAGGACAAAAACTTGGATAGGTCTTGGTAGATTTAACACCAATTTTCGACTATGCTATTCGGCCTTTAGTTCAGGTTTGTCAAAGGCAGCTATGTTTTGAGGTTCACACTCTGGGCTAAAGAGCCGCACAAGCAAGGCTGATGTCGCGCTCATAGAGACTGCTCCGCATGACGCCCACCTGAGACTCCTTGGAATAGTTATTCTTGGACCTACAGAATAGAGACGTCTCAGCAAAATGGTATGAGTTCTAGGTTGACCCCAATGAGAAAGAAAACTACTGCTGACAAGATGCAGGAGTTCAACAAAAAGCTTTAAGGAGATAGCAGGATGGATAGGAACATTGACCATAGTGAAGGCGGCAGAGCACCCAGAAAGCCAGACCACCGCCAACGGAGAAGATGCCAGCAGTCTGCCGCATCAACCGGGAGCAGGGCTTTGACTCTGGTCGCATAACCTCCCCTTCCGACCATCCTAGTGCCCGTCGCAGTGCCATCTTGATCCTTGGCTTCTTTGCTGACAGATAAATTCCACTGATGTGGCTGAGGTTGGTAAGAGGTCCAGCTGTTCAGAGATAACTGTAACTTGCTTTGAATGCCTCCTGCCTGGTTTCTGGAATGAGAACAATTAGGCACAGCATTCCTTTCATTTCCAAATTAAGGATATGCTAATCTAACCCTAACAAAGTATTGATACGTGTGAATTAGTTTATAGCCTGAGCAGTCCAGTAGGATTAACATACATTTTTTTTCCACACCGGTAAAACCGAATTTCATTACCAAGGCAACGAAATTACAGAGTCACAGTTCAGGATTAACATACATGAACTTATGCATTGATTTATTGTTCAGCGTCCATCTGCTGAACATTAAAATTGAAAAAAATATCACAACATATAACCAATTGACAGTCTAATATCCAATCACCTTTCTGACCCAGGACAAAATGTGCCATACAAAGACCGGAAATTCTACCATCCATGGGCCTAGTGTACATATGTTCACTCAAATGACTGTTTGGTAAAGAAAATATGAACAAGAACCACCCATTCTATTCTAGATTAggaaaaaggaacatgtcaccaCCAAATTGCACCAGATATCAGACCCCGACATCAGGATACAGTGCAGTGAGATAAACAGGCTACCCAATGAGTACAAATATAGTATGAGCAGTATGCTGGGGACTCAGGGGAAAGGTGTACTGTAGGTATTAGCAGAATGTCTATTTGCAAAACTGGTCCAAGTCTGCACTTTATAAACGTGCAACCATGACAGATGAAACATGAAAGCAGATGCTATGATGCTAAACAAGGCATCTTTATGGTAATCCACTTATTCCTAATTTAATTAGCAGACGTGGGTTTACAAATCAATGTATACCTTGCACGCCAGACAGCAACCTTCTCCAATTCAAAATGGCGAGGAAAAAAAAATAACTTTGCTTACTACAATGTTGCAGCACAAGGAGTTCAGGAAATCAAAGTTCGGCGCTAGCTACTTGTCTACTTCAGTCACAGCGGAGATAAATACTCATAGGCTCCTCCCCAGAACCGCACATCATGCTCGACGATATGCCCCAGAAACCAATCAGCACAAGAATACCAATAGCTTGCTCCACGAATTTCCCGCAGGCCATAGCACAATAAAAATCGACAGTAACAGACAAACACAGCGTGAAGATCATAAAAAGCTGCTACTAGGAGAGCAGAGGAGCATGGCTTCAGGTGCAGGACAGCAGGGGTTAGGTTACGTACCGCCGGTGGCGTTGTTTCTTTGCGCGCTGTGTAGTCCTGCCTGAACTGGAACTCAATAGACTGAGTCTCCAAGCGGCGGAGAGGAGGGATCCTTAGCTTCAAGCGCGGGCGGCGCCGGCGACTACGCGGATGCCGGCGTTGGAGGAGCGCGCTGCGGACCGGAGACGGAGAGGTGAATGAACCACGAGTGAGAGTCTGGGGTCTTCTTGTCAGGGAACAAGCGCTGCGTGGGCTTGCTAGGAGGAGGAGGCCTTGTGAGGCTAGTGGGCCGATTCTAAGAGGCGCTGCAGCCGAGTTACAGGCCCGAAAGCGCAGGTCGGCCCGTAGTCACAAAAAAAGCGAGGATAAGTGCATTAATTTACTTGAGATATTTCATTGACCCATTGCCGCTAATTGCTCTCCAGAGCACTTGGATAGAATTGCACACGGCACTACTATTGCCAATCCAGCAACAGAACAGGCGCATCTATAGCAGATCAGCCGGTTGTAACAAATCTCCACATTGACATGAACTATACATTGTTGATCAAATAAGTGATATGCATTGCGGGCAATTCCTCTATTCCTTGCTTTCAAAACAATATGCTGTGCTGATGTACCCACAAACAGTTAAAGTCAGGAATAGTGGGGTATTAGAAATCTTGAACAGCCTCATGTATCTGCAGACTGCAGTGCTATGTGGCGTTGGCGTGTGCCTGTGTGCCGCTGCCCTGTGCTGCTCTGCAGGATTGCGCGCTTGCCGATCAATGCGGTTGCAGCCCACCACCAATTTAAAGTGTAAATTCGTTGTGGCCAGCTCGCGAGGCCAGCTTGTCCAcggtagcaaaaaaaaaaaaaaaaaatgcccgTCTGATTCGTGATCTGTGGTTCTTGTGCCGTTTTGCCCGTCTGCGCAAGACCGTTGTTCAACGAACCGGCTGTGCGGTCAGCGCTCCGTCTGTTGTCGTCGCCAGATTGGGTGCCTCAGGGCGCTGTCGTGTGCTCATTGGCGAGAAGGCGCTGGGTCAGTTCCTGCTACGCTGCGAGTCGGCACCCACGGCATGGGCTCCGCACGTCAGTTGGGCCTCCACGGTATGGAGCTATGGAGCTTGCACGGGGCTCTTTTTTCGTTGTCGTCTGCTTATTGGCTTAGCACTAGGTGGTCCACTGGTCAGCTTCTTAGATCATGTGCCGGCTTTCTCGGTACTTTTGGGCTGGGTTCGATGGGACTGGGAATATGAAGCGGCGCTGCCCATTGCCGACCCTGTGCCGCTGCCAGTGGGGCCGGCTTCCTTCGCGTGCAGCGTCTCCTGCTTCCTCCTCCTTCGCACGGCTCCGAACTCCACAACGTCTCCCAGCCCGCTCTGAAGGGACGAACGGCGACGATAAAAGAGCTCCTCAGCCTCCATTCTCGATTTCCGCTCTAAACTCTGCCATTTGCCTCAGGTGTGGGACTCGCCGCCTTTccctttcctcctcctcctctattctACCGGCAGAACCATCTAATCCGGTGGGTACCCGGCGCCGCCGCTGTGTCGTGTGGTGCCGCCGCACTGCGTATGATTTGCAGGTGCTTGGGGCCAGATCCAGATCCACCGGCGGGGTGCTGACGAGGCGGAGCGCGGCGACACTGGGAGCGGGCTGCTGACGAGGTCTTGGGGCGTGCGGCTGCCAGGTGGGAGCGCCGCTGGCGACTGGGCGACAACAGGCTGCGTCCTCGACGTGTTGGTATACCCCTTTTCCGCACTCTCGCCTGTACCTTTCTTCTTTGATTTGTTTGTCGCTTTCAATGGCCAAAATGCTTACATGTTGCGCCGTGTGGTCTTGTGGTCGGtgtgttttctttttttcctccttTCCGATTCTTGTTTGCTGTTTCCCGTGCTCGGGTTCACAGAGGGAAGACGGATCAATATTCTTTGTGGGTGCGTCCTACCTATCGCTGTTGCAGGGTGTGGTGGCCCGGTGTGGCTTGCCGTATGCAGCCATGGTTATTGAGTTTACCGGAGATGGAACGCCAGTGTACGGCGTCGAGCTAGATTTACCTTGTGTTGGCCCGGTCCGGCGCTGTTGTAGCTTTTTCTTCTGGGCAGCCATAGGTTTCCTGCAGAAGATGTACGAGTTCTTTTGGAGCTTGCCATAGGCCATAGAGCTCTTTTCGAGCTTTCCTTTTCTTAACAGCCAGGTGCTGCAGTTTGTCACATGATCGGCCTTCTCTGACGTTTGCTGTAGTTGGTCCCAGATGGCGAGTCGTCGTGCACGTCCTGCATCTCGCCTTGTTCCTGGAGAGTCATGTATGTGTCTGTGCTGCTCTTTTGGTAATCTTCATGGTTATAGCCCATTGGTCAGACCATTGAAGCATCTCTTATTTGTTTCGTTGCTTTTGACCTCCCTAGCTTCTTCATGGATAACTGCCCCTTCGAACTCTGCTCCCCGCAAGAGACAGTGTACGTGTTTCTTGCCGTGCTTCCCGTGTTCTATTTAGTCTACAGCCATGTTGGTCTTGGATACTTAAGTGTCACTTTCCTATAGCGGAGGGTGCATACTATATACCCAGCACGCTCCCAGCTGCTGAGTGTCGGAATAAACGGAGGAAGTATTTAAACCAGAAGAAGATTGCCAAGTCAGGTGTTCACTCTTTAGGTCGCCATCCTAGCTGGTTTCTCTTTAGATACACCCATACTGATGTGGCTGCTATGTTGGCCCGGTTTTGCTTTATTAGGCCCTTTAGATGGTGCTGGTGCATCCGGGTGTGGTCACTTCACCCAAGAGTATATTGATGCGCTTAAAGGTTTGGCTTAATTTTTTGCTAGGTTCACTGTTGTTCTTCTAGGTTACTAAATGCCATCCTCTCGCTGATTTTGTGTCTATTTTCATGTTCTTTGTGCTCGCGGATGCTTTGGGGTGGCCCACGCCTGTGCCTAGATTCCTATGTCGGCCGTTCGTCTTATGGGGCGCCAGATTATACGTGTAGACACTGTGATGCCATATTTTGGTTGCGTGAGTGTGCTGCTGGTCAGTCCAGTTTAAGAGATGGCAGGGTCATTTACAATTCATGCTGTAGGGGTGGCAAAGTAGTAATACCTCCTTTTAGAGAACCTCCTGAACCCATTGCTTCGCTGGCCAGATTTGATGGTGATGCTAATTGTAGACAGTTCATAAAGAATATACGCCAGTACAATTGCCTGTTTGCTTTCACATCCATGGGTGCAAACATTGATAGATCTATGAATAATGGTCGTGGCCCTCCTGTGTTCAAAGTGTCTGGCCAGGTTCATCATCATATAGGACCTCTTCTTCCAGCCAATGGCAACTCACCGAAATTCTTGCAGCTCTATATATATGATACAGCGAACGAGGTGAAGAATAGGTTCCGTGCGCTGCACCCAGATGAACGCTCGTCTGAGTCTCTTGACCCAAAGATAGCTGAACGTTTGGTCAAGATGTTAGATGACCACAACCCATTGGCTAGACAGTTTAGGCTGACAAGAGATAGATTGGCAGAAAATGGTGATGAAGAGTTCATAGTAAGACTTATTGGTGCCAGGGAGGGAGATCCAGTTCAGTATAATCTTCCTACTATTGACTAGCTTGCCATGCTTGTTGTGGGTGATTTTACGCTAGATACTTTTCAGCGTGATATTGTGGTGCAGCCTAGATCCGGACATTTAGAGCATATTTCTTCTTTGCATCCTGCTTTCATGGCCCTACAGTACCCCCTTCTCTTTCCTTATGGTGAGCGTGGTTTCCAGGTCGGTGTGCCTTATAGTGGGGTAGATACATCGGGCGAGAACAAGCGTGCCAAAGTAACAATGCAAGATTACTACCGCCATTGTTTCCACTATAGAAAAGGCCAGTCGAATCCGTTCTTGTGCTATGGTGCCTTGTCCACTCAGGCCAAGGTTGATGCACGTGCTTGTATCGATGAAAATAGACTCTGGTATGTGCTCAAGAATCAGGGAAAGCTGCGTGTAGAGACTCTTCAGGGCATAATCGATGCGGTTGATAAAGGATGTGTAGATGGAGGCGAGATTGGAAAAAAAAACTGTGCTGCCGGCCTCCCATACTGGTGGCTGGCGGTATATGATCCAAAATTATCATGATGGAATTGCTATCTATAGAGTTCATGGCCCGCCTGATTTCTTTGTGACATTCACCTGTAATCCAAAGTGGCCAGAGATTGCTGCGGCGCTGTCATTTGAACCTGGCCAGAAATCAACTGATAGAGCAGATATAGTGGTCAGGGTCTACAATATGAAGCTTGAGGAGCTTCTAGGTGATATACGAGATGGCACCACCTTTGGGCCTGTCAGTGCTGGTAGGTTGTGCCGTT includes:
- the LOC136461860 gene encoding metal tolerance protein 7-like isoform X1, encoding MGSPNQGRGVDGGGEEGDAGSWRLRMDSGGFSVPDRFRRQPPPIYARIFVGGSHGKQRKIAKYYKKQENLLKDFSEMETMNELGGVDQNPPSEEEQKQLAKSERFAINVSNVINLILFVTKVVASIESSSMAVIASTLDSLLDLLSGFILWYTAHKMKKPNKYNYPIGKRRMQPVGIIIFASVMGTLGFQVLIESGRQLITQEHAKFGLKQEIWMVSSMSSVAVVKLFLMLYCRTFKNEIVRAYAQDHFFDVITNLVGLVSALLAVRYKWWMDPVGAILIALYTITTWARTVMENVGTLIGKSAPAEYLTKLTYLIWNHQEEIQHIDTVRAYTFGTHYFVEVDIVLPANMPLSQAHNIGESLQEKLEQLPEVERAFVHVDFEFTHRPEHKAEV
- the LOC136461860 gene encoding metal tolerance protein 7-like isoform X2 → MGDGDHKEGLKAGGGMAGPAASWRLNVSDFQMPERPKEPPFVTRVFLRSHGKQRKIAKYYKKQENLLKDFSEMETMNELGGVDQNPPSEEEQKQLAKSERFAINVSNVINLILFVTKVVASIESSSMAVIASTLDSLLDLLSGFILWYTAHKMKKPNKYNYPIGKRRMQPVGIIIFASVMGTLGFQVLIESGRQLITQEHAKFGLKQEIWMVSSMSSVAVVKLFLMLYCRTFKNEIVRAYAQDHFFDVITNLVGLVSALLAVRYKWWMDPVGAILIALYTITTWARTVMENVGTLIGKSAPAEYLTKLTYLIWNHQEEIQHIDTVRAYTFGTHYFVEVDIVLPANMPLSQAHNIGESLQEKLEQLPEVERAFVHVDFEFTHRPEHKAEV
- the LOC136460342 gene encoding uncharacterized protein; the encoded protein is MPALEERAADRRRRGAWGQIQIHRRGADEAERGDTGSGLLTRSWGVRLPGGSAAGDWATTGCVLDVLSSLRDGRVIYNSCCRGGKVVIPPFREPPEPIASLARFDGDANCRQFIKNIRQYNCLFAFTSMGANIDRSMNNGRGPPVFKVSGQVHHHIGPLLPANGNSPKFLQLYIYDTANEVKNRFRALHPDERSSESLDPKIAERLVKMLDDHNPLARQFRLTRDRLAENGDEEFIVRLIGAREGDPVQYNLPTID